From Variovorax sp. PMC12, the proteins below share one genomic window:
- a CDS encoding phasin family protein yields MALTADQILAAQKANLETLFGLTTKAFEGVEKLVELNVTASKAALAEAQSTAQAALSVKDAQELLTLQASLFQPLAEKTAAYSRHLYDIAQGTGAEFGKAFEAKATEAQQAFVGLVDSASKNAPAGSETAVAVMKSAVAAANNAFESVQKAVKQASDVAEANFNAVSNQAVAAAKTATASRKR; encoded by the coding sequence ATGGCCCTGACCGCTGACCAAATCCTCGCCGCCCAAAAAGCCAACCTCGAAACCCTGTTCGGCCTGACCACCAAGGCATTCGAAGGCGTCGAAAAGCTGGTCGAACTGAACGTGACCGCTTCCAAGGCAGCCCTGGCCGAAGCCCAGAGCACCGCCCAGGCCGCCCTGAGCGTGAAGGACGCGCAAGAACTGCTCACGCTGCAAGCCAGCCTGTTCCAGCCCCTGGCTGAAAAGACCGCCGCCTACAGCCGTCACCTGTACGACATCGCCCAAGGCACCGGCGCCGAGTTCGGCAAGGCTTTCGAAGCCAAGGCCACCGAAGCCCAGCAAGCCTTCGTCGGCCTCGTCGACAGCGCTTCCAAGAATGCCCCGGCCGGTTCGGAAACCGCCGTCGCCGTGATGAAGAGCGCCGTGGCCGCCGCCAACAACGCTTTCGAATCGGTCCAGAAGGCCGTCAAGCAAGCGTCGGACGTCGCCGAAGCCAACTTCAACGCCGTGTCGAACCAAGCCGTCGCCGCCGCGAAGACCGCGACCGCTTCGCGCAAGCGCTGA
- a CDS encoding histone deacetylase family protein, which produces MRAFYSGQFVLPLPEGHRFPMSRYAMLRDRLLEQLPAVVMDVAPRAGDEELALAHTAGWISAVSDGSVSPQAMREIGFPWSEAMVERSRRSAGATIAACRAAFSEGVSANMAGGTHHAYADKGSGFCVFNDAAVAARLMQVEHARAGQLLRVAVVDLDVHQGNGTARIFQGDPSVFTLSLHGQKNFPFRKETSDLDVELPDGCGDAEYLAALEQALDELDRRFAPGLVIYLAGADPFERDRLGRLKLSFDGLEARDRRVFDWAWQRRLPMAFAMAGGYASDIAETVQVQVGTFRVALEYWRRWQNAAR; this is translated from the coding sequence ATGCGCGCTTTCTATTCCGGCCAGTTCGTCCTGCCCCTGCCCGAGGGCCATCGCTTTCCCATGTCGCGCTACGCCATGCTGCGCGACCGCCTGCTGGAGCAGCTTCCGGCCGTGGTGATGGACGTGGCCCCGCGCGCCGGCGACGAAGAACTGGCGCTCGCCCACACGGCCGGATGGATCTCCGCCGTCAGCGACGGCAGCGTCAGCCCGCAGGCGATGCGAGAGATCGGCTTTCCCTGGAGCGAGGCGATGGTGGAGCGTTCGCGCCGTTCCGCCGGCGCCACCATCGCGGCCTGCCGCGCGGCCTTCTCGGAGGGCGTGTCGGCCAACATGGCCGGCGGCACGCATCACGCCTACGCCGACAAAGGCAGCGGCTTCTGCGTCTTCAACGACGCCGCCGTGGCTGCCCGGCTCATGCAGGTGGAGCACGCCCGCGCCGGGCAGTTGCTCCGGGTGGCGGTGGTCGATCTCGACGTGCACCAGGGCAACGGCACCGCGCGCATCTTCCAGGGCGACCCGAGCGTGTTCACGCTGTCGCTGCACGGCCAGAAGAACTTTCCCTTCCGCAAGGAGACGAGCGACCTCGATGTCGAATTGCCCGATGGCTGCGGCGACGCCGAGTACCTTGCCGCGCTGGAGCAAGCCCTGGACGAGCTCGACCGGCGCTTCGCCCCCGGCCTCGTGATCTATCTCGCCGGCGCCGATCCCTTCGAGCGCGACCGCCTGGGCCGCCTCAAGCTCAGCTTCGACGGGCTGGAGGCGCGCGACCGGCGCGTGTTCGACTGGGCCTGGCAGCGCCGCCTGCCGATGGCGTTTGCCATGGCCGGCGGCTATGCCAGCGACATCGCGGAGACGGTGCAAGTGCAGGTCGGCACCTTCAGGGTGGCCCTGGAATACTGGCGCCGCTGGCAAAATGCCGCGCGATGA
- a CDS encoding acyl-CoA thioesterase: MSATTKPTPHTRDGYRAFCSIPTRWADNDMYGHVNNVVYYSWFDTAVNALLIERGALDIHQGQTIGFVVETQCNYFAPIAFPQTVEAGIRVAQAGRSSVRYEIALFAEGSDSAAAQGHFIHVYVDRATQRPVPLPEALQQVVDSLKA, translated from the coding sequence ATGAGCGCCACCACCAAACCCACCCCGCACACACGCGACGGCTATCGCGCCTTTTGCAGCATCCCGACGCGCTGGGCCGACAACGACATGTACGGCCACGTCAACAACGTCGTCTACTACAGCTGGTTCGACACTGCGGTCAACGCGCTGCTGATCGAGCGCGGCGCGCTCGACATCCACCAGGGCCAGACCATCGGCTTCGTGGTCGAGACCCAATGCAACTACTTCGCGCCCATCGCGTTTCCCCAGACGGTGGAGGCGGGCATCCGCGTCGCGCAGGCCGGCCGCTCCAGCGTGCGCTACGAGATCGCGCTGTTCGCCGAGGGCTCGGACAGCGCAGCGGCGCAGGGCCACTTCATCCACGTCTACGTCGACCGCGCCACCCAGCGCCCTGTGCCGCTGCCAGAGGCCTTGCAGCAGGTGGTGGACTCGCTCAAGGCCTGA
- a CDS encoding CsbD family protein: protein MNKDTIEGNWKQLKGKVKEQWGKLTDDDFDVIAGKRDQLLGRIQERHGISRDEAEKQVKEWESRDGRTPDALWFERY, encoded by the coding sequence ATGAACAAGGACACCATCGAAGGCAACTGGAAACAGCTCAAGGGCAAGGTCAAGGAGCAATGGGGAAAGCTGACCGACGACGACTTCGATGTCATTGCCGGCAAGCGCGACCAACTGCTGGGCCGCATCCAGGAGCGCCACGGCATCAGCCGCGATGAGGCGGAGAAGCAGGTCAAGGAGTGGGAATCCCGCGACGGCCGCACGCCCGATGCACTCTGGTTCGAGCGCTACTGA